CTGAGAAGGGCATCTGTGTTGTGCGGCTGTATAATGAAACGCCAAAACATCGGGATAACTTTGTCAAATTGGCAAAAAGCCAATATTATGATGGAGCGCTGTTCCACCGTGTCATTGAGAATTTTATGATTCAAGGCGGTGATCCTGACTCAAAAAATGCGGCTGGCGGAGCTCAGTTGGGTAATGGGGGGCCTGGATACACCATTCCTGCAGAGATTCAGGATGGTTTATTTCACAAAAAAGGTGCTATCGGAGCTGCCCGGGACAATAATCCTGAAAAAGCTTCGTCGGGGTCTCAGTTTTATCTTGTTCAGGGAAAGGTATTTAGTCCTGAAGATCTCAATCGGTTAGAGCAGACCCGAATGAATGGCAAGAGATTTTCTGAAACCCAACGTCAGGTATACACCTCTATCGGCGGTGCGCCGCATTTAGATTGGAATTATACCGTATTTGGTGAGGTGGTCAAAGGTGTAGAAGTTATCGATCAGATTGCAGCGGTAAAGACAGATCAGCAAGATAGGCCGGAAACGGATCAAAAAATGACCATGCATGTCCTTACACGGCGAGAAGCATTAAACTTGGAGCGGGAACTTAAAGGTTTAAAACCTCAAACGGGTATCTTTTCAAAGATTGGTGATTTGTTCTCTTCAAAGGATTACTAACGTTATGTTGAAGTAATATATCAGGGATTGAGAAGGTTTCTTTTTTCTATAATCTAGCATCACAATAATAAACAATGAAAATAGTAACTTATAATGTGAATGGTTTGCGTGCGGCCTTAAAGAAAGATTGGTTGGGCTGGTTGAAAGCTGTAAATGCAGATGTCATCTGTCTTCAGGAGATTAAGGCTACGCCTGATCAGATTCCCGAAGTTGTCTTATTGGAGGAGATGGGCTATGAGCATTACTGGTATCCAGCGCAGAAGAAGGGCTATAGCGGAGTTGCCTTGTTTACCAAGATGACGCCTAAGCATATGGAATACGGTTGTGGTCATGAGGATTATGATTTTGAAGGTCGTATTATCCGTGCTGATTTTGATCAACTATCCGTGATGAGTACCTATTTTCCTTCGGGTACAACTGGCTACGTAAGACAGGATTTTAAATACCGTTTTTTAAAGGATTTTCAGTTGTATAGCGATAAGCTTTTGGTGGAAAAGCCGAATTTGGTTGTCTGCGGTGATTATAATATTTGCCATCGTGCCATCGATATTCATAATCCAAAATCAAATGCGAACTCTTCGGGCTTTCTTCCGGAAGAGCGTGAATGGATGGAGAATTTTATTAATTCGGGTTATATTGACTCTTTTCGCCATCTAAATCCAGATCCGCACCAGTATACCTGGTGGAGTTATCGTGCTGGAGCGCGCGCAAAGAATTTGGGTTGGCGCATTGATTATAATATGGTTTCTAAGCCCTTGGCCGATCATATCAAATCTTCCAGTATATTGCCAGATGCTGTGCATTCCGATCATTGTCCGGTAGTATTAGAGCTGGCGCTCTAATAAAATGTTAATCCTACAAAAGGCTTTCATACCCATGAAAGCCTTTTGTAGGATTAACAGCAGCATCACTGCCTTTGAAGAGCTATTTTAACTGACTATGAATGATGGAAAGCTGCTGAGCAACTTTTTCTGCAATCGTGAGAAATGATTTTGTTACAGGATCTTCGTTGTCTATCGCAATGGGGAATCCATTATCTCCAGCATCAGAAATACCTTTTAAAAGTGGTATCTCGCCAAGGAAAGGTACTTTATATTCTTCAGCTAACCTTTTTCCGCCGTCTTTTCCAAAAATATAATATTTATTATCAGGAAGCTCCGCTGGTGTAAAATAAGCCATATTCTCGACCACGCCCAGTAACGGAATATTGATACTATCCATTAAAAACATACCGATCCCTTTTACAGCGTCAGCTAGGGCAACTTGCTGCGGCGTAGTGACGATGACTGCACCCGCAATCGGGAAAGTCTGTGATACGGTAATATGAATGTCGCCTGTACCTGGAGGCATATCGACCACTAGATAGTCGAGTTCACCCCAGTGTGCATCATTAAAGAGCTGCTTGATTGCAGAGGTGGTCATGGGGCCACGCCATGGGATAGGCTGGTTTGGGTCGGTGAAGAATCCGATTGAAAGTAATTTTAGTCCAAATTTTTCAAGCGGTTCAATTTTAACCTGTCCATCAGGCATTTCTACTGATCCGGGTTTAGCACCTTCTAGACCAAACATAATCGGAAGTGATGGCCCATAGATGTCAGCGTCTAAAAGTCCTGTTTTAGCTCCTTTAGTATGGAGGGCAAGCGCCAAATTGGCGGCAACAGTTGACTTTCCAACTCCACCTTTTCCTGAGGAGACCAGGATGATGTTTTTAATGCCTGAAACCTGTGCGCCTTGTTTCCCGATCACATTGGAAGTCATATTGATT
The genomic region above belongs to Sphingobacterium zeae and contains:
- a CDS encoding peptidylprolyl isomerase; amino-acid sequence: MKFLKASLIAVFCFLQVLAFAAKPEFKYVQIVTEKGICVVRLYNETPKHRDNFVKLAKSQYYDGALFHRVIENFMIQGGDPDSKNAAGGAQLGNGGPGYTIPAEIQDGLFHKKGAIGAARDNNPEKASSGSQFYLVQGKVFSPEDLNRLEQTRMNGKRFSETQRQVYTSIGGAPHLDWNYTVFGEVVKGVEVIDQIAAVKTDQQDRPETDQKMTMHVLTRREALNLERELKGLKPQTGIFSKIGDLFSSKDY
- a CDS encoding exodeoxyribonuclease III; this translates as MKIVTYNVNGLRAALKKDWLGWLKAVNADVICLQEIKATPDQIPEVVLLEEMGYEHYWYPAQKKGYSGVALFTKMTPKHMEYGCGHEDYDFEGRIIRADFDQLSVMSTYFPSGTTGYVRQDFKYRFLKDFQLYSDKLLVEKPNLVVCGDYNICHRAIDIHNPKSNANSSGFLPEEREWMENFINSGYIDSFRHLNPDPHQYTWWSYRAGARAKNLGWRIDYNMVSKPLADHIKSSSILPDAVHSDHCPVVLELAL
- a CDS encoding Mrp/NBP35 family ATP-binding protein; this translates as MVTKEQILNALSYVEEPDLKKDLVTLNMIQNIGIEGEKISFDVILTTPACPLKDHIEHACRNAIAHFIDKNLEVQINMTSNVIGKQGAQVSGIKNIILVSSGKGGVGKSTVAANLALALHTKGAKTGLLDADIYGPSLPIMFGLEGAKPGSVEMPDGQVKIEPLEKFGLKLLSIGFFTDPNQPIPWRGPMTTSAIKQLFNDAHWGELDYLVVDMPPGTGDIHITVSQTFPIAGAVIVTTPQQVALADAVKGIGMFLMDSINIPLLGVVENMAYFTPAELPDNKYYIFGKDGGKRLAEEYKVPFLGEIPLLKGISDAGDNGFPIAIDNEDPVTKSFLTIAEKVAQQLSIIHSQLK